One window of Magallana gigas chromosome 2, xbMagGiga1.1, whole genome shotgun sequence genomic DNA carries:
- the LOC105342257 gene encoding TBC1 domain family member 23 isoform X1 produces MADGIDDTSWVTDLETALVESCDFGTIRNICKCRTVPDHLRAEVWQICLNVQNKGDALSAFDGLYDLDEQGIIREDCRALVDKLGNEEEDKVSIVSDLESIVTFFSKSRNEKYSSENGWLEVIQPLLALKLTRAQIYNCFYSIVNKFIPRDCVKGGKPFHLFRLLLQYHDPELSSFLDTKRILPDLYCHSWFRSLFSAPCDLQVIQVMWDVYFQHGDQFLTFFMALVILVNARDQILTGELESKQSIAEMLASFPSGLEAEDIEDFCALAQYYASKTPQSFRRDYQSPLFGNNLIPGKEEDLQVSQALCLPVSVAELLQNNNLAGGDGVRYFVVDCRPADQYNSGHLSTAFHLDANLMLQNPKEFSTAVQALLAAKQQSISSGSAAGGEHLCFIGSGREEEDQYVHMVIANFLQKHYQYVSFAKGGYQSLHELLKDRLSEGLSSHNPKHCIVCNPDASHSSSDLENGEDFHRSGKEEENGESFFGKLTSTVKSKSAVMKQKLTDYIKNEHQTQESRHVSNTDRVGKRYRNMANVFSIGDDDDGDEVGENSSDDDRKEVVNVEVWLKKPDIKYSCRCQEVIGNGYMFPSHLLVTDTHLYVLREIPNRKNMAHIQARRALGSVVKITSKRKHPDFVTFKYGSVDGEEIQVTDIDRFLLPQAAEATKIIKQQIIKVLDALDS; encoded by the exons ATGGCGGACGGAATTGATGACACTAGCTG GGTAACAGACCTTGAAACAGCACTAGTTGAAAGCTGTGATTTTGGAACTATAAGAAATATCTGCAAATGTCGGACTGTTCCTGATCATCTTAGAGCAGAGGTTTGGCAg ATCTGCCTTAATGTCCAAAATAAAGGGGATGCTCTCAGTGCATTTGATGGACTGTATGATCTGGATGAACAAGGAATTATCAGAGAAGATTGCAGAGCTCTAGTTG ACAAGCTGGGCAATGAAGAGGAAGACAAGGTGTCGATTGTCAGTGATCTAGAATCTATtgtgacatttttttcaaaatccagaaatgaaaaatattcatcaGAGAATGGATGGCTTGAAGTCATACAGCCACTGTTAGCTCTTAAATTAACAAGAGCCCAGATTTACAACTGCTTTTATTCCATAGTGAACAAGTTCATTCCTAG aGATTGTGTGAAGGGAGGAAAACCTTTCCACCTGTTTCGATTGCTTCTACAGTACCATGACCCCGAGCTGAGCTCTTTCCTGGACACAAAAAGGATACTACCCGACCTCTACTGTCACTCCTGG TTCAGAAGTTTGTTTTCTGCACCATGCGACCTACAAGTTATACAAGTGATGTGGGATGTGTACTTTCAACATGGGGACCAGTTTCTAACTTTTTTCATGGCTCTTGTCATTTTGGTAAATGCAAG AGATCAGATATTGACTGGAGAATTGGAGTCCAAACAATCAATTGCAG AAATGCTGGCATCCTTTCCATCAGGACTGGAGGCTGAAGACATTGAGGACTTCTGTGCTTTAGCACAATACTACGCTTCTAAAACCCCACAGTCGTTTAGAAGG GATTACCAGAGTCCATTATTTGGTAATAATTTGATACCTGGAAAAGAAGAGGATCTACAAGTTTCACAGGCATTGTGTTTACCTGTGTCTGTGGCAGAACTTCTCCAAAACAACAACCTCGCAGGG GGTGATGGTGTTCGGTATTTCGTGGTGGACTGTCGTCCCGCTGACCAGTACAACAGTGGACATTTGTCCACCGCATTTCATCTGGATGCTAACCTT ATGCTGCAAAACCCAAAGGAGTTCAGCACTGCAGTACAGGCATTACTTGCTGCCAAGCAACAGTCCATCTCTTCAG GCTCCGCTGCAGGAGGAGAACACCTGTGTTTTATCGGCAGTGGGAGGGAGGAGGAGGACCAGTATGTTCATATGGTTATAGCCAACTTCCTGCAGAAACACTACCAGTATGTCAGCTTTGCAAAGGGAGGCTATCAAA GTTTACATGAACTGCTAAAAGATAGACTCTCTGAAGGCTTATCCAGTCACAATCCCAAACATTGCATAGTCTGTAACCCCGATGCATCACACAGCTCTAGTGATTTGGAGAATGGCGAGGATTTTCATAGATCAGGAAAG GAGGAAGAAAATGGGGaatcattttttggaaaattaaccTCTACTGTCAAAAGCAAGTCAGCTGTGATGAAGCAAAAGCTAACAGATTATATAAAGAATGAACACCAAACACAAGAAAG CAGGCATGTCAGCAATACAGATCGTGTGGGCAAAAGATATAGAAACATGGCAAATGTTTTCTCTATTggagatgatgatgatg GTGATGAGGTAGGTGAGAACTCTTCAGATGATGACAGAAAGGAGGTTGTAAATGTAGAAGTCTGGCTGAAGAAACCGGACATCAAGTACTCCTGTAGATGTCAAGAGGTCATAGGGAATGGATATATGTTTCCAAG TCATTTACTGGTAACAGATACTCATTTATATGTGCTCCGAGAAATTCCAAACAGAAAGAACATGGCCCACATTCAAGCACGCCGAGCTCTAGGAAGTGTCGTGAAAATAACATCGAAAAGGAAACACCCAGACTTTGTGACTTTTAAATATGGTTCGGTTGATGGAGAGGAAATCCAGGTGACAGACATTGACAGATTCTTGCTCCCACAGGCAGCAGAGGCAACTAAAATCATTAAACAACAGATTATCAAAGTGTTGGATGCATTAGACAGCTGA
- the LOC105342257 gene encoding TBC1 domain family member 23 isoform X2 has translation MADGIDDTSWVTDLETALVESCDFGTIRNICKCRTVPDHLRAEVWQICLNVQNKGDALSAFDGLYDLDEQGIIREDCRALVDKLGNEEEDKVSIVSDLESIVTFFSKSRNEKYSSENGWLEVIQPLLALKLTRAQIYNCFYSIVNKFIPRDCVKGGKPFHLFRLLLQYHDPELSSFLDTKRILPDLYCHSWFRSLFSAPCDLQVIQVMWDVYFQHGDQFLTFFMALVILVNARDQILTGELESKQSIAEMLASFPSGLEAEDIEDFCALAQYYASKTPQSFRRDYQSPLFGNNLIPGKEEDLQVSQALCLPVSVAELLQNNNLAGGDGVRYFVVDCRPADQYNSGHLSTAFHLDANLMLQNPKEFSTAVQALLAAKQQSISSGSAAGGEHLCFIGSGREEEDQYVHMVIANFLQKHYQYVSFAKGGYQSLHELLKDRLSEGLSSHNPKHCIVCNPDASHSSSDLENGEDFHRSGKEEENGESFFGKLTSTVKSKSAVMKQKLTDYIKNEHQTQERHVSNTDRVGKRYRNMANVFSIGDDDDGDEVGENSSDDDRKEVVNVEVWLKKPDIKYSCRCQEVIGNGYMFPSHLLVTDTHLYVLREIPNRKNMAHIQARRALGSVVKITSKRKHPDFVTFKYGSVDGEEIQVTDIDRFLLPQAAEATKIIKQQIIKVLDALDS, from the exons ATGGCGGACGGAATTGATGACACTAGCTG GGTAACAGACCTTGAAACAGCACTAGTTGAAAGCTGTGATTTTGGAACTATAAGAAATATCTGCAAATGTCGGACTGTTCCTGATCATCTTAGAGCAGAGGTTTGGCAg ATCTGCCTTAATGTCCAAAATAAAGGGGATGCTCTCAGTGCATTTGATGGACTGTATGATCTGGATGAACAAGGAATTATCAGAGAAGATTGCAGAGCTCTAGTTG ACAAGCTGGGCAATGAAGAGGAAGACAAGGTGTCGATTGTCAGTGATCTAGAATCTATtgtgacatttttttcaaaatccagaaatgaaaaatattcatcaGAGAATGGATGGCTTGAAGTCATACAGCCACTGTTAGCTCTTAAATTAACAAGAGCCCAGATTTACAACTGCTTTTATTCCATAGTGAACAAGTTCATTCCTAG aGATTGTGTGAAGGGAGGAAAACCTTTCCACCTGTTTCGATTGCTTCTACAGTACCATGACCCCGAGCTGAGCTCTTTCCTGGACACAAAAAGGATACTACCCGACCTCTACTGTCACTCCTGG TTCAGAAGTTTGTTTTCTGCACCATGCGACCTACAAGTTATACAAGTGATGTGGGATGTGTACTTTCAACATGGGGACCAGTTTCTAACTTTTTTCATGGCTCTTGTCATTTTGGTAAATGCAAG AGATCAGATATTGACTGGAGAATTGGAGTCCAAACAATCAATTGCAG AAATGCTGGCATCCTTTCCATCAGGACTGGAGGCTGAAGACATTGAGGACTTCTGTGCTTTAGCACAATACTACGCTTCTAAAACCCCACAGTCGTTTAGAAGG GATTACCAGAGTCCATTATTTGGTAATAATTTGATACCTGGAAAAGAAGAGGATCTACAAGTTTCACAGGCATTGTGTTTACCTGTGTCTGTGGCAGAACTTCTCCAAAACAACAACCTCGCAGGG GGTGATGGTGTTCGGTATTTCGTGGTGGACTGTCGTCCCGCTGACCAGTACAACAGTGGACATTTGTCCACCGCATTTCATCTGGATGCTAACCTT ATGCTGCAAAACCCAAAGGAGTTCAGCACTGCAGTACAGGCATTACTTGCTGCCAAGCAACAGTCCATCTCTTCAG GCTCCGCTGCAGGAGGAGAACACCTGTGTTTTATCGGCAGTGGGAGGGAGGAGGAGGACCAGTATGTTCATATGGTTATAGCCAACTTCCTGCAGAAACACTACCAGTATGTCAGCTTTGCAAAGGGAGGCTATCAAA GTTTACATGAACTGCTAAAAGATAGACTCTCTGAAGGCTTATCCAGTCACAATCCCAAACATTGCATAGTCTGTAACCCCGATGCATCACACAGCTCTAGTGATTTGGAGAATGGCGAGGATTTTCATAGATCAGGAAAG GAGGAAGAAAATGGGGaatcattttttggaaaattaaccTCTACTGTCAAAAGCAAGTCAGCTGTGATGAAGCAAAAGCTAACAGATTATATAAAGAATGAACACCAAACACAAGAAAG GCATGTCAGCAATACAGATCGTGTGGGCAAAAGATATAGAAACATGGCAAATGTTTTCTCTATTggagatgatgatgatg GTGATGAGGTAGGTGAGAACTCTTCAGATGATGACAGAAAGGAGGTTGTAAATGTAGAAGTCTGGCTGAAGAAACCGGACATCAAGTACTCCTGTAGATGTCAAGAGGTCATAGGGAATGGATATATGTTTCCAAG TCATTTACTGGTAACAGATACTCATTTATATGTGCTCCGAGAAATTCCAAACAGAAAGAACATGGCCCACATTCAAGCACGCCGAGCTCTAGGAAGTGTCGTGAAAATAACATCGAAAAGGAAACACCCAGACTTTGTGACTTTTAAATATGGTTCGGTTGATGGAGAGGAAATCCAGGTGACAGACATTGACAGATTCTTGCTCCCACAGGCAGCAGAGGCAACTAAAATCATTAAACAACAGATTATCAAAGTGTTGGATGCATTAGACAGCTGA